In Oryza brachyantha chromosome 1, ObraRS2, whole genome shotgun sequence, the following are encoded in one genomic region:
- the LOC107304930 gene encoding uncharacterized protein LOC107304930, whose product MSSSSKQNEFEVDRIEHYRYMISKLIENEGSLSTQVSGEVQDSITQDNAKEGQGFEKSFPFAEGISDLSEFKKEGLKIVLHEVVSFFANAVEKVSKEIRAMEENGETHQEAVKKFSAELLEKLDKMARGVDDMLDILASKCRSMTTAEKL is encoded by the exons ATGTCAAGTTCTTCCAAGCAAAACGAGTTTGAAGTTGATCGCATCGAGCACTATAGATATATGATCTCTAAATTAATTGAAAATGAAGGATCTTTGTCCACACAAGTTTCGGGAGAAGTTCAAGATAGTATAACCCAAGATAATGCCAAAGAGGGTCAAGGCTTTGAGAAGTCCTTTCCGTTTGCAGAAGGAATTAGTGACCTTTCAGAGTTCAAAAAGGAGGGATTAAAGATTGTTCTTCATGAGGTTGTTTCATTCTTCGCAAATGCTGTTGAGAAG GTCAGTAAAGAGATACGGGCAATGGAAGAAAATGGTGAAACACATCAAGAGGCTGTTAAGAAATTCTCTGCTGAGTTGTTGGAAAAG CTTGATAAAATGGCACGAGGTGTTGATGACATGCTGGACATattggcatccaagtgcag ATCTATGACCACTGCTGAGAAGCTTTAG